AATGAATTTATCCATAATTTTGGATACAGATTAAAAGGTATAGGGGGAGATATACACCCTAAAGCCCTTCAAACTTTGCTTGAAGAGATAAAAGGGAGAAAAGAGGAAAGCATCATAAGTGCAATAATGCTTAGATCCTTAAAAAGAGCTCGTTATAATGCCGAGAATTTGGGGCATTTCGGGCTGGCTGCCAAGTTTTATACCCACTTTACTTCTCCGATAAGAAGATATCCTGATTTGGTTATACATAGAATTATAAAGCAGATGAATGGTAATAAACTAAATGAAAGGCGAATAAATATATTAAAGGATAAAGTACAAGATATCGCTTATAAAAGTTCACAAAGAGAGCGCTTGGCTGAAGAAGCGGAGAGAGAGACTGAGGACCTTAAAAAGGCAGAGTACATGAGCAGCAGGATAGGCCAAGAATATGACGGCATTATTTCAGGAGTCACCAGCTATGGTATCTTTGTTGAACTTGAAAACACAATAGAAGGGTTGGTGAGAGTAACTGCCTTGGAAGATGATTATTATATATATAATGATAAGCATTATTGCTTTATAGGCGAGAGAACCAAAAAAGTATATAGGCTAGGCGATTCAGTGAGAGTGAAAGTTCTAAACGTAGATATCCCTAGCAGGGAGATAGATTTTGAATTTGTTGAATAGAGATAAAACATTATTAAAAATATATTACAAGACTTTAATTTTTAATTATGTTTTATCATTATTATTTACTTTACAGGCTAGTTTATTGTAAAATCATTGAAGTGTAACATATATTCTGCTCATTGGAGGATAAATATGGAAGCAACGCAACAAGTTGTTAAAAAGCGAAGGAACCCTTTATTAATTGTAGGTATCATAGTTTTAATACTATTTTTAATAGCATGTGGAGCTGTGGGTGTATATGCATACCAGATTTTAAACCTTAACACTATATATTACAATATATACATAGATGGGATTGATGTGAGTCAAATGACTAAACAGCAGGCTGTTGATAAATTAAATGAACTACATCAACCTGAATTGGATAAAATCAACATTAGACTGACTTATGAAGATGATGTTTGGGAATTTGGATACCGAGATGTTGACGCAAAATACAACACAGAGCAAGTGGTAGATGAGGCATATAAAATAGGGAGACAGGGAAATGCATTCAGGAAGTTAGCTGAAATATACCGAGTTAGAAATGAAGGCGTTAAATTTAATACCAACATGACTTATGATGATACGCTTTTAGAAGATAAAGTAAAACAGATATCTGAACAAGTGGATATTGAACCTGTGGATGCTGTGATAGAATTTTATCCTGATAACAAACAAAAGTTCAGCATTAGCAAAGAAAAATCCGGGCAAAAATTTGATTTTGAAAAGACCATGAATACTATAAGGCAAAAACTTAAAAACAAAGATTATGGCGATGTAGAACTTGTAATAAACCCTGTACAGCCTAAGGTTTTTTCAAAAGACCTTCAAAAATGTACACATAGGATAGTGTCCTTCAGTAGTTCTCTGGGAAATAGTACAGAAAGCAGAAGGGCAAATGTGAGGGTTGCATCTAAGGCGTTTCATGGTAAGAAAATAGATCCCGGGCAGGTATTTTCCTTAAATGAAACTACAGGCGAGAGAACAGCTGCAAAGGGCTATAGAGAAGGGCAAGTAATAATAGGGAATAAACTGGTAGACGAATTGGGAGGAGGAGTTTGTCAAGTATCCTCTACTCTATACAATGCAGTTTTGATGGCTGACCTAGAAATAGTTGAACGCTATCATCATGCCTATCCGATATGGTATATACCCAAAGGTTTAGATGCTACCGTTTATTATGGTGTGAAGGATTTTAAATTTAAAAACAATAGAGATACACCGGTTTTTCTTGCAAGCTATATATACAATAATCAGTTAAATATACAGGTTTATGGTGAACCTTTACCTAACAATAGGGAGGTAAGATTATCTACAAATGTTTATGCAACAATTCCTGCTCCTGGATATGACAGAATAGTGGATAAAACATTGAAACCCGGGCAAGAGGTAGTAGAGGCTCCTGCTAGGCAGGGATATAAAGTAAAGTCTTACAAGGTGATATACGAGAACGGTAAAAAGGTTAAAACGGAGCTTATTGCAAATGATTATTTTAAACCCTTTAAAGGGGTAATAAAATATAATCCAGAGAAGCCGAAACAAAAGCCAGATACTAAAAAGGAACAAGCCAAGACACCCGAAAAATCTGACAATAAAACACCATCTGATTCTGACGACAGTGATGAAACAGAGCAAACAGAACAATAACATGCTTTGGTCACATAATCAGTGACTTGACAAGTGATATATAAATGCTATAATATATGATACGTTGAATGTGCCCTATTCTTCCGAATAGGGTTGTTTTTCTTAAAAGCAGGTGCATGGAATGCGAGATAAAGAGATAAAAAAAGTAGCTAGAAATAAAAAGGCTACCTATGAATACTTTATAGAACAGACTTTTGAGGCTGGAATAGTACTTACCGGAACGGAAGTCAAATCTATAAGGCAGGGAAAAGTCAATATTAAAGATAGCTATGCATTAATAAAAAATGGTGAAGTCTTTTTATTGAATATGCATATTAGCCCTTATGAAAAAGGGAATATATATAATAGAGACCCTATAAGGACTAGAAAGCTCCTCCTTCATAAAAGAGAGATCGATAAGCTTATTGGATATACTACTCAAAAAGGTTATTCTATTGTGCCTTTATCAGTGTATATTACTAGGGGATTAGTAAAGGTTGAACTTGCTATTGCAAAAGGGAAGAAGTCATACGATAAAAGACGTGATATAGCTGAAAAAGAAGCGAAGAGAAGGATGGAGAGACAATTAAAAGATAAATATATATAATAAAAATACATGGGGGCGTACAGGTTTCGACGGGGATGATACTGTCAGGAGCAGCGAGCCGCGGATCTTCCGGGAACCGTGTCAAAAACCTGGAAACTAAATATAAACGCAAATAGAGAACCAGAATTTGCATTAGCTGCGTAAAGCAGCTAACGTCCTCTTTAGGTGTTCCCGCAGCTTGAAGATGGGCGACAAAACAGCGGGCAACTAGCCTGGCAAAGCTTTGAGTCAGGTCAGAACCAATGAAGCTAGCGTAGCATACATCCGGTTGTTGGGAGGTATGTGAGGCGAAACAAAAAAACAACAACTGCGCTCGGAGATACTCTTGTGGGTGCATCTTCGGACAGGGGTTCGATTCCCCTCGCCTCCACCAATAAAGGTCATAATTAAGCATCAGGGACAGTCCCTGATGCTTTTTGATAATCTAATGCTATTTTGATCGAGGTGATGATTATGCCTAGAAAGGCGAGAGAAATCAGCCCGACAGATTTTTATCATGTCATGATGAGGGGAATCAATAAAGAAAAAATATTTCCGGGGAAAAAGTATAAAGGTATGTTTCTTGAAATCATACAAGACGTGCTGACAAATACATATATTCAAATTGTCGCTTATTGTGTGATGGACAATCATATTCACCTTGTGCTGAAGGGAAAAATCAATGATATTTCAAAGGCATTAAAGAAAGTAAATACAAGGTATGCTATGAGATATAATAATGATTTTGACAGAGTAGGGCATGTTTTTCAGGGTAGATACAAAAGTGAGATTATCAAAGATACAACACATTTACTGCAAGCAATCAGGTACGTTCATGCAAATCCGATTAAAGCCGGGCTGATCGGAGATATTGATAAATATAGCTGGAGCAGCTATAAAGAGTATCTAGAAGATGTGACTATAATCAATAGTGAGGCTAGGGAATTCATACTGGACATATTCAACGGCGAGGAAAGTTATAAAAACTTTCATGAGCAGGAGGACTTCAGGGAATTTTTAGATACCAAAGAAGAAGTGGAAAGGAACAGATATAAATTAGCTCAACGTATAATAAGCGAATTTTGTATATCCAAAGGAATTTTAGATTCAGCTCAAATCAAGAAGAATCCAGAATTGTTGAATGATATAATAAAGGAATTATTAACAAAGACAAAATTAAGCCACAGAAAGATTGCCGGGTTATTGGAGGTAAATAATAATCTTGTGCATAAAATCAGTCTAAAAAGCAGGTAGATAAAAGCGGAGGGGACCGTCCCTGATACTTTTTGTTTTTTTTATCTACCTGTTATCATAGCTTATCTATTGGTTACATAACTAAGATATGCCTTGGCTATACCAATGTAGTACTCAGATTCTCTGATAATATGATTGATCACCACTACCGCTGTTAAATTGTTTTTGACTGCAGAGCTCTCTTTGATGATAATGCCCAAAAAGCATACAAATGTTTGACTTTGGCGTAGAGCAATTTCAATTAAGTGTATTATCTCTTGTATTATTCCGGGCGTTATCAAAAAATTAGTTCTATTCAATCTTTCAATATACTGTATGATGGTAGCCTCTGTTGCACTGAAGATTCGCTGGCTTTCCTTTAATCCCACTACAAATTCTTCTTCCAAACCTTGGACAATCTCTCTGATTACAACTGTATGCTCTGATTCTTGTCTTTTCCAGAATTCGGATTCTTCTAGAATTCTTACATGATTTTTATCACCATAACAAAATTGCATTCTATTTCTCCTCCATTT
This genomic window from Clostridia bacterium contains:
- a CDS encoding VanW family protein yields the protein MEATQQVVKKRRNPLLIVGIIVLILFLIACGAVGVYAYQILNLNTIYYNIYIDGIDVSQMTKQQAVDKLNELHQPELDKINIRLTYEDDVWEFGYRDVDAKYNTEQVVDEAYKIGRQGNAFRKLAEIYRVRNEGVKFNTNMTYDDTLLEDKVKQISEQVDIEPVDAVIEFYPDNKQKFSISKEKSGQKFDFEKTMNTIRQKLKNKDYGDVELVINPVQPKVFSKDLQKCTHRIVSFSSSLGNSTESRRANVRVASKAFHGKKIDPGQVFSLNETTGERTAAKGYREGQVIIGNKLVDELGGGVCQVSSTLYNAVLMADLEIVERYHHAYPIWYIPKGLDATVYYGVKDFKFKNNRDTPVFLASYIYNNQLNIQVYGEPLPNNREVRLSTNVYATIPAPGYDRIVDKTLKPGQEVVEAPARQGYKVKSYKVIYENGKKVKTELIANDYFKPFKGVIKYNPEKPKQKPDTKKEQAKTPEKSDNKTPSDSDDSDETEQTEQ
- the smpB gene encoding SsrA-binding protein SmpB, translated to MRDKEIKKVARNKKATYEYFIEQTFEAGIVLTGTEVKSIRQGKVNIKDSYALIKNGEVFLLNMHISPYEKGNIYNRDPIRTRKLLLHKREIDKLIGYTTQKGYSIVPLSVYITRGLVKVELAIAKGKKSYDKRRDIAEKEAKRRMERQLKDKYI
- a CDS encoding transposase, with translation MPRKAREISPTDFYHVMMRGINKEKIFPGKKYKGMFLEIIQDVLTNTYIQIVAYCVMDNHIHLVLKGKINDISKALKKVNTRYAMRYNNDFDRVGHVFQGRYKSEIIKDTTHLLQAIRYVHANPIKAGLIGDIDKYSWSSYKEYLEDVTIINSEAREFILDIFNGEESYKNFHEQEDFREFLDTKEEVERNRYKLAQRIISEFCISKGILDSAQIKKNPELLNDIIKELLTKTKLSHRKIAGLLEVNNNLVHKISLKSR
- a CDS encoding DUF2935 domain-containing protein; the protein is MQFCYGDKNHVRILEESEFWKRQESEHTVVIREIVQGLEEEFVVGLKESQRIFSATEATIIQYIERLNRTNFLITPGIIQEIIHLIEIALRQSQTFVCFLGIIIKESSAVKNNLTAVVVINHIIRESEYYIGIAKAYLSYVTNR